One region of Skermanella mucosa genomic DNA includes:
- a CDS encoding HypC/HybG/HupF family hydrogenase formation chaperone, whose translation MCLALPARIVEIHSDDSATVSLGGVRKQVSTALIEEPAVGDYVIVHVGYALSRLDPAEAERTLALLAALDRPAREQEPEQEDAAA comes from the coding sequence ATGTGCCTCGCCTTGCCCGCCCGGATCGTCGAGATCCATAGTGACGACAGCGCCACGGTGTCGCTCGGAGGCGTGCGCAAGCAGGTCTCCACCGCGCTGATCGAGGAGCCGGCCGTGGGCGACTATGTGATCGTCCATGTCGGCTACGCGCTCTCCAGGCTCGATCCGGCGGAAGCCGAACGGACCCTGGCGCTTCTCGCCGCCCTGGACCGGCCCGCACGCGAGCAGGAACCCGAACAGGAGGATGCCGCCGCATGA